The proteins below are encoded in one region of Fulvia fulva chromosome 9, complete sequence:
- a CDS encoding Peroxide stress-activated histidine kinase mak1 has protein sequence MKSSATPPKDETSSTSADDSSEHETEETEPTPTGAPSRPSVSATQALSSTGRPLLVRSPPGRLSEISRSPETEGGQGNATDSSVEVELGPSDGTKHNERSGKAGASIRSSASKGKGIVQVPPHGDLEQIKAALNTKILSETRARRSYGSSSGARDEKKRVSPIKEEEGATPPRSIVGMFTGPQEPVRTASTVSTESTESNRTIRGSVPATPAGQPLRTPSYPFPYVPGTPRTWSNSFHQPFTALSPTVSNQTAGDGHTTPGRSSHGDIASGGSTPAANSALMPGIQHGSEDPRFPTPNLYDLVLHLNCEPGLEQWWATVTNILHDHFKAERATLVQPVDPTDIENVPWGQKATFSMFGQEEFVPHRTVLEQTYAAQVSGLRRPELVMREPSSEAVMDDTLQKLHPERLRPRLESRHSYAGHGREVRDVLSTLNEPSQRTRPGGPQRTVTHAAGVNTNRALPKRMSSVSSNRHGSLSDPDFSSVGINDGPHAEIFTNLRALDHESHPLIEPGGVNRVLDRGRIVTVTRDYVSDPKTHPASHSAPEASSSVFEQHRSTFLPESAAGIRRGYEEYEQHPASPWAQSPAPSPAIQSDEESNPFFTSDDAQVDDSFNDAASPKDYSQFGQVEAIGVDRASTVIHIPLVHPTLSQPMQSLRMTPQSKDKSNRLHRSNTVDLGRKAPIAVLSVLTSTVPYPTNLAQALKLLGPHLATSFATAQQFSATHVQNVNIRHRRTASGHNPTTAPMTIEPRGLEELAHAEVEQPPGSASGSITSPSEYSGRSRASPSGSFAGTPGWDPASHGWTASRSVAGTPALSGTEMVDNYFDAKKRPSHRSGSNASATQTPGKSSKSAGSNESKTAADDESKTPRSQRKLRINPNGKDGKDDKSPAQLPTRERSPPRSADGPSPSRPTMRPATSSFSQLEGSKQHSLLHSYGADILSSFGGFTPIDAPTPGFASTPGPGAHARKSSYPEDMPPPSERLLRTIIDSVPVQIFTAQPETGSLSWVNSKFLIYRGQEPREVLSDPWQAIHPDDRNDFLPAWHRSLRTNQQLQQKVRLQRFDGSYRWFYVRAAPLKDKRQKVVHWIGTMMDFHEQQLAEHNSARQQETAASEAKYRALANSSPQIVFAVNKIKGVTFCNTQWLHYSGQTESQALGVGFMDQVHPEDLAKCRLPTFDGETGQPTNVPTSLPPEPRRTVSQSNASSSGSSETERAFSSSDDSVVTSPIAQMPQRKLSELASTGILKVSRDADGRQSYSTEVRLKSKDGNFRWHLVRVLLADPLLDHDEGETWYGTCTDINDHKTLERDLKETMDEKSRFLSNMSHEIRTPLNGITGMVNFLIDSSLTVEQMEHVNIIRQSTEGLRGLINDILDLSKAEAGMIQLNMDWLYVRALIEEVNDLTSALAIDKGLELNYIVEEEVPPQVKGDRFRLRQILLNIVGNALKFTQQGEVLVRCCLQKDTCHDLDENELYIRFEVVDTGRGFTDREAEYLFKRFSQIDGSSTKQQGGTGLGLVISKQLAQLHGGDMGARGVPGSGSTFTFFIKGALPSREDRPPPPTPGPQGLPLPGPVASSVAPTALTKVPSLPSYTETLGKASPRFLQEVSGSPSPYSPDNGKDSPSVSSASSDPSVRSATRTGSVRSDRSSVSSIIPDPSVSSTSSLPMKLSLPEGGPTMVAKGHSPASTGSENSATSTETVRPTSAVVPPMFSILVIAPWKYSREATVRHIDMTLPKNIPHQITARESFADCQDMLGGEEPVIFTHIVVVLQDVNQILGLMRQIFSSPTSSTAMVLITDLAQRRKIMEQAPDYNYDQLVSDRRLRFVFKPLKPSRFGLIFDPQKEREMSLDRNQDSAQQVAVNQKQVFEELTKRLGNRANRVLLVEDNRVNQMVILKFLAKVSIKVDTVMDGVQCTDKVFDKPHGYYSIILCDLHMPNKDGYQSCKEIRKWERKNKFPHLPIIALSANVLGDVYQKCAEAGFNSYLTKPVDFKELSTVLMSFMDPQDPTKPHEFMKLKRGHVPTSMSSSAR, from the coding sequence ATGAAGTCGTCCGCGACACCGCCTAAGGACGAGACATCATCGACGTCAGCAGATGACTCCTCCGAGCACGAAACAGAAGAGACCGAGCCTACCCCTACAGGAGCCCCGTCACGGCCCTCGGTCTCTGCGACGCAGGCGTTATCATCGACTGGTAGACCGCTGTTGGTGAGATCGCCGCCCGGGAGGCTCTCGGAGATCAGTCGCAGCCCAGAAACAGAGGGAGGGCAGGGCAATGCCACAGACAGCAGTGTCGAGGTGGAGCTGGGACCAAGCGATGGCACAAAACACAACGAACGCAGTGGCAAGGCCGGCGCGAGCATCAGAAGCAGCGCATCGAAAGGCAAAGGGATCGTGCAGGTTCCACCGCACGGAGATCTGGAGCAGATAAAAGCTGCGCTGAACACTAAGATACTGTCTGAGACTCGCGCACGCCGCAGCTACGGTTCCAGCTCTGGCGCGCGAGATGAGAAGAAGCGGGTGTCGCCGATCAAGGAGGAGGAAGGCGCCACACCTCCCAGATCCATCGTGGGGATGTTTACAGGACCACAGGAGCCGGTGCGCACCGCATCAACAGTCTCTACGGAGTCGACCGAGAGCAATCGAACCATACGAGGCAGTGTGCCTGCTACTCCTGCTGGTCAACCGTTACGCACGCCATCTTACCCGTTCCCATACGTCCCAGGGACGCCCCGAACATGGTCGAACTCCTTTCACCAGCCTTTCACTGCGCTATCACCGACTGTCAGCAACCAGACTGCCGGTGACGGGCACACCACTCCTGGAAGGTCCAGCCATGGAGACATTGCCTCTGGGGGTAGTACGCCCGCTGCAAATAGTGCTCTCATGCCTGGTATCCAGCATGGAAGTGAGGACCCTCGCTTTCCGACTCCCAATTTGTACGATCTGGTGCTTCACCTCAACTGCGAGCCAGGTTTGGAACAGTGGTGGGCGACTGTAACGAATATCCTGCATGATCATTTCAAGGCCGAGCGAGCCACTCTGGTGCAACCCGTCGATCCAACAGATATCGAGAATGTACCATGGGGACAGAAGGCTACATTTAGTATGTTTGGACAAGAAGAGTTTGTCCCTCATCGTACTGTCTTGGAGCAGACATATGCAGCTCAAGTTTCCGGCCTGCGAAGACCGGAACTCGTTATGCGCGAACCTTCTTCGGAAGCCGTCATGGACGACACACTGCAGAAATTGCATCCAGAGCGGTTGCGACCACGCTTGGAATCGCGCCATTCTTATGCAGGCCATGGGAGGGAAGTTCGCGATGTACTAAGTACCCTCAATGAACCGAGTCAACGAACGCGACCAGGAGGACCTCAGCGTACCGTCACCCACGCAGCTGGCGTCAATACCAATCGAGCGCTTCCCAAACGAATGTCATCTGTCAGCAGCAATCGACACGGCTCTTTGAGCGACCCGGACTTTAGCAGTGTGGGAATAAATGACGGACCTCATGCCGAAATCTTCACTAATCTTCGAGCCCTGGACCATGAATCTCATCCGCTGATTGAGCCTGGGGGCGTCAATCGTGTCCTCGATCGAGGGCGGATCGTTACCGTGACCAGAGACTATGTGTCCGACCCTAAGACCCACCCGGCATCGCACTCCGCCCCAGAAGCATCATCGTCTGTATTTGAACAGCACCGCAGCACATTCCTTCCCGAAAGTGCTGCTGGGATTCGCCGAGGCTATGAGGAGTATGAGCAGCATCCTGCCTCCCCGTGGGCTCAGTCGCCTGCACCATCTCCAGCGATTCAGTCGGACGAAGAGTCCAATCCTTTCTTCACATCAGACGATGCGCAGGTGGACGACTCCTTCAATGACGCTGCCAGTCCAAAGGACTATTCTCAGTTCGGCCAGGTCGAGGCTATCGGCGTGGATCGTGCCAGTACTGTGATTCACATTCCTTTGGTACACCCTACCCTGTCACAGCCGATGCAGTCTTTGCGAATGACACCTCAATCAAAGGATAAATCGAACAGACTACATCGGAGCAATACTGTTGACCTGGGCAGGAAGGCTCCAATCGCTGTTCTGTCGGTACTGACATCAACCGTACCCTATCCGACTAACCTTGCGCAGGCGCTCAAGCTGCTTGGACCTCATCTAGCGACATCCTTTGCAACAGCGCAGCAATTCTCAGCGACTCATGTACAAAATGTAAACATTCGACATCGTCGAACAGCGAGTGGTCATAATCCTACCACTGCACCCATGACAATAGAACCTCGAGGTCTTGAGGAGCTGGCGCATGCCGAGGTAGAGCAGCCGCCGGGCTCAGCATCTGGCAGCATCACAAGTCCGTCAGAATACTCGGGTAGATCAAGAGCAAGTCCTTCAGGGTCCTTCGCTGGTACACCGGGTTGGGATCCCGCATCTCATGGTTGGACGGCCAGCAGATCTGTTGCTGGTACACCAGCGCTATCAGGTACTGAGATGGTAGACAACTACTTTGATGCAAAGAAGCGACCAAGTCATCGCAGTGGTAGCAATGCTAGCGCGACGCAGACTCCTGGCAAGTCTTCGAAGAGCGCAGGGAGCAACGAGAGCAAAACGGCAGCGGATGACGAGTCCAAAACACCTCGAAGCCAGCGcaagttgaggatcaatcCAAACGGAAAGGATGGCAAAGACGACAAGTCGCCAGCACAGCTCCCGACACGAGAGCGCAGTCCGCCCCGCTCCGCAGATGGACCATCACCATCAAGACCGACTATGCGCCCTGCGACATCCTCGTTTTCACAGCTCGAAGGCTCCAAGCAACATTCGTTGCTGCACTCTTACGGCGCCGACATTTTGTCCTCTTTCGGCGGGTTCACGCCAATTGATGCGCCGACTCCAGGGTTTGCTTCAACGCCGGGACCTGGCGCTCACGCTCGCAAGAGCTCATACCCTGAAGACATGCCTCCGCCCTCGGAACGCCTACTACGAACCATAATAGATTCAGTACCCGTTCAGATCTTCACTGCACAGCCGGAGACGGGCTCGCTCAGCTGGGTCAATTCGAAGTTCCTTATCTATCGAGGCCAGGAGCCCCGGGAGGTTCTCAGTGACCCCTGGCAAGCCATACATCCTGATGATCGCAACGACTTTCTGCCAGCTTGGCATCGTTCACTTCGTACTAATCAGCAGCTGCAACAGAAAGTTCGCCTGCAGAGGTTTGACGGTAGCTATCGGTGGTTTTATGTCAGAGCAGCACCGCTCAAGGACAAACGACAGAAAGTGGTGCACTGGATCGGCACCATGATGGACTTCCATGAGCAACAGCTTGCTGAGCACAATTCAGCCCGCCAACAAGAGACTGCCGCATCGGAGGCCAAGTACCGTGCGCTGGCTAACTCCAGCCCTCAGATCGTCTTTGCAGTCAATAAGATTAAAGGCGTGACGTTCTGCAACACACAGTGGCTGCATTACTCGGGGCAGACAGAGTCCCAAGCTCTCGGCGTCGGCTTTATGGATCAGGTTCATCCAGAAGATCTTGCGAAGTGTAGATTGCCGACCTTCGATGGTGAGACCGGCCAGCCGACGAATGTGCCGACTTCGCTGCCACCAGAACCAAGACGTACTGTTTCCCAGTCGAACGCATCATCTAGCGGATCATCCGAGACTGAAAGAGCTTTCTCTAGTTCGGATGACTCTGTGGTCACATCCCCCATCGCGCAGATGCCGCAGCGGAAGCTATCAGAACTTGCAAGCACAGGCATCCTGAAGGTTTCTCGCGATGCCGATGGTCGACAATCGTACTCCACAGAGGTCAGGCTCAAGTCAAAGGATGGCAACTTCAGATGGCACTTGGTTCGTGTACTACTTGCAGATCCTCTGCTTGATCACGATGAGGGCGAGACCTGGTATGGTACCTGTACAGACATCAACGACCACAAGACACTGGAGCGGGACCTGAAGGAGACCATGGACGAGAAGTCAAGATTCCTGAGCAACATGTCCCACGAGATACGTACTCCTCTAAACGGCATCACAGGAATGGTCAATTTCCTGATTGACAGCAGCCTCACCGTTGAGCAAATGGAGCATGTGAACATCATTCGACAGAGCACAGAGGGTCTCCGTGGGTTGATTAATGACATTCTGGACCTGTCCAAGGCCGAAGCTGGCATGATCCAGCTGAACATGGACTGGCTCTATGTCCGCGCGCTAATCGAAGAGGTCAATGATTTGACTTCAGCTCTTGCTATTGACAAGGGCTTGGAGCTGAACTACATCGTCGAGGAAGAAGTACCGCCACAGGTCAAGGGTGACCGCTTCAGATTACGACAGATCCTACTGAACATTGTTGGCAATGCGCTCAAATTCACACAACAAGGAGAGGTCCTAGTCCGGTGCTGCCTTCAGAAGGATACTTGTCATGATCTCGACGAGAACGAATTGTACATCCGCTTTGAGGTTGTTGACACTGGTCGGGGCTTCACAGACCGCGAGGCCGAATACTTGTTCAAACGGTTCAGTCAAATTGATGGCAGTAGCACAAAGCAGCAAGGCGGCACTGGTCTTGGGCTTGTGATCTCGAAACAGCTTGCACAACTACACGGAGGAGACATGGGTGCTAGAGGTGTTCCGGGCTCAGGCTCTACTTTCACATTCTTCATCAAGGGGGCCCTGCCCTCCCGCGAGGATAGGCCGCCACCGCCCACTCCCGGACCGCAGGGTCTACCGCTTCCCGGCCCTGTGGCATCTTCAGTGGCGCCAACAGCATTGACAAAGGTGCCGTCTCTGCCATCCTATACCGAAACCCTTGGGAAAGCCTCTCCTAGGTTCCTCCAGGAAGTCTCAGGATCCCCGTCGCCCTACTCGCCAGACAACGGTAAAGACTCTCCCTCGGTTTCCTCGGCCAGCTCCGATCCTTCTGTACGTTCAGCCACTAGGACTGGTAGTGTGCGGTCGGACAGATCGTCTGTTTCTTCGATCATTCCAGATCCTTCCGTATCGAGTACTTCTAGTCTTCCGATGAAGCTGTCACTGCCAGAGGGTGGTCCCACAATGGTGGCTAAGGGCCACTCCCCGGCCTCGACAGGCTCAGAGAACTCGGCGACATCGACAGAAACAGTGCGGCCTACCTCCGCTGTAGTGCCACCTATGTTCTCGATACTCGTCATAGCGCCATGGAAGTACAGTCGCGAAGCTACTGTTAGACACATCGACATGACCTTGCCAAAGAACATACCTCATCAGATCACTGCTCGAGAAAGCTTCGCTGACTGTCAAGATATGCTCGGTGGAGAAGAGCCGGTCATCTTTACTCACATTGTGGTCGTGCTACAAGACGTGAATCAGATTCTTGGTCTCATGCGTCAAATCTTCAGCTCGCCGACATCATCGACTGCCATGGTATTGATCACGGATCTGGCGCAGCGAAGGAAGATCATGGAGCAAGCGCCAGACTACAATTATGATCAGCTTGTGAGTGACCGGAGGTTGAGATTTGTCTTCAAGCCATTGAAGCCATCACGATTCGGCCTTATCTTCGACCCGCAGAAGGAGCGTGAGATGAGTCTCGACCGGAATCAAGACAGTGCACAGCAAGTCGCTGTCAACCAGAAGCAAGTTTTCGAAGAGTTGACCAAGAGGCTTGGTAATCGAGCAAACCGTGTCCTGCTGGTCGAAGACAACCGTGTCAACCAAATGGTTATCCTCAAGTTCTTGGCCAAAGTATCGATCAAAGTGGACACCGTGATGGACGGCGTTCAATGCACGGACAAAGTGTTCGACAAGCCGCACGGATACTACTCTATCATTCTTTGCGATCTCCACATGCCCAACAAAGATGGATACCAATCCTGCAAGGAGATCCGCAAGTGGGAGAGGAAGAACAAATTCCCACATCTACCAATCATAGCATTATCTGCAAATGTCCTCGGCGACGTATACCAGAAATGCGCCGAAGCTGGATTCAACAGCTATCTCACTAAGCCAGTCGACTTCAAAGAGCTGAGCACAGTCCTAATGTCTTTTATGGATCCCCAGGACCCAACAAAGCCGCATGAGTTCATGAAGCTCAAGCGCGGCCATGTGCCAACTTCTATGTCGTCGAGCGCAAGATGA
- a CDS encoding Copper amine oxidase 1, with protein sequence MFLPHPPDLSHREVTARTGGNPPAATIMATESVATSLPVRTVKQSSTHPLSPISSEEIQNAVSLIRSQWPQGQDLHFKAITLEEPLKAQVVPYLEAEFSGYDLPQIERKVFVTYYLRATNKFHEAVVNLSSQNVEYNMRLGKNDHAPFDGEEIVAMEQIALQDEGVQAELAKLKLPEGSKVVIDPWIYGSDGVEDDDRMAQCFLYLRDPLNSDELDSNHYALPLSISPVLSLVSLKVIRIDRLPTGADNTISGPKPWDPKPANEYVPEYQKLRTDLKPLQVIQPEGASFSVQEQGTSSVIEWQKWSFRIGFNQREGMVLYNVRYDGRNLFYRLSLSDMNIPYADPRHPFHKKSAFDLGDAGAGIMANDLKLGCDCLGSIHYLSATLADDKGNPLDMPNVVCIHEQDGGIGWKHTNYRTGRAAVVRNRELVIQSIITVANYEYIMDFMFNQAGEVAYEVRATGILSTQPIDDGVEVPWGTVVHPGVLATHHQHIFSLRVDPMIDGYHNRLVYDEAHAMPRSDFNPHGTGYYTQETIVEQSGGFNVDYEANRTFKIQNADVRNPINGKPVAYKIHAPAFQKMLSDTQSFNHKRAEFADKSIYAVKYRDGELYAGGKYTNQSRGGNGVRAWADRKDNIVDDDLVVFVQFGINHIPRIEDFPVMPCEVIKVAMKPVNFFDKNPALDVPPSTQQFNQSVLLSEQHHQGSVEGKVDANGAVCCQTTSSKL encoded by the exons ATGTTCCTTCCACATCCACCAGACTTGTCACACCGGGAAGTCACAGCCAGGACCGGAGGTAACCCACCTGCTGCCACCATCATGGCCACAGAATCAGTCGCCACCTCATTGCCCGTACGGACGGTGAAGCAGTCCAGCACCCACCCATTGTCTCCCATCAGCAGCGAAGAGATCCAGAATGCGGTATCTTTGATCAGGTCGCAATGGCCGCAAGGCCAGGACCTCCACTTCAAGGCCATCACTCTCGAGGAGCCACTGAAGGCACAGGTAGTGCCATACCTCGAAGCAGAATTCAGTGGCTACGATCTACCACAGATCGAGCGCAAGGTCTTCGTCACGTACTATCTGAGGGCGACAAACAAGTTCCACGAAGCTGTCGTCAACCTGAGCTCCCAAAATGTGGAGTACAACATGAGACTAGGCAAGAACGATCATGCACCATTCGATGGCGAGGAGATCGTCGCTATGGAGCAGATTGCTCTTCAAGATGAGGGTGTGCAAGCAGAATTGGCTAAGCTGAAGCTGCCCGAAGGCTCGAAGGTTGTGATTGATCCCTGGATCTATGGATCTGATGGCGTTGAGGACGACGACCGCATGGCTCAGTGCTTTCTATACCTGCGTGATCCCCTAAACTCTGATGAGCTCGACTCCAACCACTACGCCCTACCACTCAGTATCTCACCCGTTCTTAGTCTGGTGTCTCTGAAGGTAATCCGTATCGACCGTCTTCCAACAGGAGCTGACAACACCATTTCCGGGCCAAAGCCCTGGGACCCGAAGCCAGCCAACGAGTACGTTCCAGAGTACCAGAAACTGCGCACAGATCTCAAGCCATTGCAAGTCATCCAGCCAGAAGGTGCAAGCTTCTCCGTTCAAGAACAAGGCACATCCAGCGTCATCGAGTGGCAGAAGTGGTCGTTCCGCATCGGCTTCAACCAGCGCGAAGGCATGGTTCTCTACAACGTCCGCTACGACGGCCGTAACCTCTTCTATCGTCTCTCCCTATCTGACATGAACATCCCATATGCCGACCCTCGCCACCCATTCCACAAGAAGTCAGCTTTCGATCTCGGAGACGCTGGAGCTGGAATCATGGCCAACGATCTCAAGCTCGGATGTGACTGCCTTGGTTCGATCCACTACCTATCAGCAACCCTAGCCGATGACAAGGGCAATCCACTCGACATGCCAAACGTCGTCTGTATCCACGAGCAAGACGGCGGCATTGGCTGGAAGCACACCAACTACCGAACCGGCCGCGCAGCCGTTGTGCGGAACAGGGAGCTCGTTATCCAGAGCATCATCACGGTTGCAAACTACGAGTACATCATGGACTTCATGTTCAACCAAGCCGGTGAAGTCGCCTATGAGGTTCGCGCCACTGGTATCTTATCAACACAACCCATCGATGACGGAGTCGAAGTACCGTGGGGCACAGTCGTACACCCGGGTGTCCTTGCAACTCATCACCAGCACATCTTCTCCCTCCGTGTCGATCCCATGATCGATGGCTACCACAACCGTCTAGTCTACGACGAAGCCCATGCGATGCCACGCAGTGACTTCAATCCTCACGGCACGGGATACTACACCCAGGAGACCATCGTAGAGCAATCTGGCGGTTTCAATGTTGACTACGAAGCCAACAGGACATTCAAAATCCAGAACGCCGATGTGCGAAACCCGATCAATGGAAAGCCGGTTGCGTACAAGATTCACGCTCCTGCTTTCCAGAAGATGTTGTCAGACACGCAGAGCTTCAACCACAAGCGTGCGGAATTCGCGGATAAGTCGATTTACGCTGTCAAATACCGTGATGGCGAGCTGTATGCTGGTGGGAAGTACACGAACCAGAGCCGAGGGGGCAATGGTGTGCGTGCCTGGGCAGATCGTAAGGACAACATCGTGGATGATGATCTGGTGGTCTTTGTGCAATTCGGCATCAACCAC ATTCCACGCATCGAAGACTTCCCAGTCATGCCATGCGAGGTGATCAAGGTGGCTATGAAGCCTGTGAACTTCTTCGACAAGAATCCAGCACTGGACGTGCCGCCAAGCACGCAGCAGTTCAATCAGAGTGTGCTGCTCAGCGAGCAGCACCATCAGGGTAGTGTGGAGGGCAAGGTCGATGCGAATGGTGCTGTGTGCTGCCAGACGACGAGTAGTAAGCTGTAG
- a CDS encoding Conidiophore development protein hymA, producing the protein MAFLFGRKRQTAADLVRATGELLQRLTNEEKGQQTGKVEEELARNLSQMKVTLQGTPEAEAQPEQIYQLVTAALSESLLPQLVENIHRLPFEARKDTQTIISNVFRFRSPGSTSNEPDALKEILRQQPEIVVALCNGYERRESASPCGGILKEALKWDAVAAVILFDEPTANGRIDIYDIDLSRQASGNGVFWKFFTWIDKSSFEVSADAFDCFRLILTKHKQIVSQFINTNFDMFFQRYNDILIKSDSYVTKRQSIKLLGEVLLDRQFYEVMTRYVASGDNLKLVMWQLKDDRRMVQYEAFHVFKIFAANPNKSTEVQKFLIMNKQRLLKFLPRFLEDRTDDDQFNDEKAWLVKAIGNLPDTTAGIRTPSTPQQQTGGTTPQPNSTQVRS; encoded by the exons ATGGCGTTTCTCTTTGGACGCAAGCGCCAGACCGCAGCGGACCTCGTCAGGGCGACGGGAGAACTGCTGCAGAGACTCACCAATGAAGAGAAGGGCCAACAGACAGGAAAG GTCGAGGAAGAGCTGGCCCGGAATCTCTCCCAGATGAAAGTGACCCTGCAAGGTACACCGGAAGCAGAAGCGCAACCCGAGCAGATATACCAGCTCGTCACAGCAGCACTCTCCGAGAGTCTTCTGCCACAACTCGTCGAAAACATACACCGATTGCCATTCGAAGCCCGCAAAGACACGCAAACGATCATCTCGAATGTTTTCCGGTTTAGAAGTCCTGGAAGCACATCGAATGAGCCCGATGCTCTCAAAGAGATTCTGCGACAACAACCCGAGATTGTGGTCGCTCTCTGCAATGGCTACGAGCGGAGAGAAAGTGCTTCACCGTGTGGTGGAATCTTGAAAGAGGCGTTGAAGTGGGATGCGGTTGCTGCAGTGATACTGTTCGACGAGCCCACTGCAAACGGGCGCATCGACATCTACGACATCGACTTGAGCCGACAGGCGAGCGGGAATGGGGTATTCTGGAAGTTCTTCACCTGGATCGACAAGTCAAGCTTCGAAGTCAGCGCGGATGCGTTTGATTGCTTCAGGTTGATCTTGACGAAGCATAAACAAATCGTGTCGCAGTTCATCAACACGAACTTTGACATGTTCTTCCAACGGTACAACGATATTCTGATCAAGTCGGACAGCTATGTGACGAAGAGGCAATCGATCAAATTGCTGGGAGAGGTTCTGCTGGATAGACAGTTCTACGAAGTCATGACCCGATATGTGGCATCGGGAGACAACCTCAAGCTCGTCATGTGGCAATTGAAGGACGACCGGCGCATGGTGCAGTATGAAGCCTTCCACGTCTTCAAG ATATTCGCAGCCAACCCCAACAAATCAACAGAGGTCCAGAAGTTCCTGATCATGAACAAACAACGCCTTCTGAAGTTCCTCCCACGATTTCTGGAGGACCGTACGGATGATGATCAGTTCAACGACGAGAAGGCATGGCTGGTGAAGGCGATTGGAAACCTCCCTGACACTACAGCTGGTATTCGAACGCCAAGTACACCGCAGCAACAGACGGGTGGGACTACGCCTCAACCGAACAGCACGCAGGTACGATCGTGA
- a CDS encoding Cytochrome P450 monooxygenase ABA1 → MSKLLLSAVVLPLGMSLTTVVPVLAIIAYALWSYLSYRRLSHIPGPTLSHWSIIPQLSWILSGNSFPNYGQICFHYGPLVRIAPDHVLTSNPEIIRKISAARSPYTRSHGGIVFRSKAGVDNILSTRDDKVHNEKRQQMAAGYSGKENLDMESDMDVQVEEFVKLIEEKYVSDKDAFRPVDLSAKASFFTMDVISALAFGKTFGCLKEDRDVSGIMEQTKKAVTLLSVLIEVPWVYRVMEQGMRLQGIFGGSDAGVLQSVSLAKEAVEERLVEMGLKGGGAAVPVDKQDMLGSFIRRGLPVDQLETEALLQVLAGAETTAVALRMVLLHLASNSHAQRKLVQEIEQSGWVEGVISDKQAREMPYLQACIKESLRLQPPVSFLNSKVVPKGGDELDGYFVPEGTKVGWSTFAIQRSPVTFAPDPDIFRPERWILVSAGGDCESSDTLTHMSRTDDLVFGWGRWKCLGQNVALMELNKLVAEFSKRFEWSLCDPAKAFEVDFNVAAFVQTGMWMRVTAREM, encoded by the exons ATGTCCAAATTGCTATTGAGTGCCGTGGTCCTACCACTTGGCATGAGTCTTACTACAGTCGTACCGGTCCTCGCCATCATAGCATACGCCCTCTGGTCCTACCTCTCCTACCGCCGTCTCTCCCACATCCCGGGTCCAACGCTGTCCCACTGGTCCATCATCCCGCAACTATCCTGGATCCTCAGTGGCAACTCCTTCCCCAATTACGGCCAAATCTGTTTCCACTACGGGCCCCTCGTTCGCATAGCCCCCGACCACGTCCTCACCTCCAACCCCGAGATCATCCGCAAGATCTCAGCTGCTCGTTCACCCTACACTCGATCACACGGCGGCATAGTCTTCCGCTCCAAAGCAGGGGTCGACAATATCTTGAGCACACGCGATGATAAAGTGCATAATGAAAAGAGGCAGCAGATGGCGGCGGGGTATAGCGGGAAGGAGAATCTGGATATGGAGAGCGATATGGATGTGCAGGTGGAGGAGTTTGTGAAGTTGATCGAGGAAAAGTATGTTAGTGATAAGGATGCTTTCAGGCCGGTGGACCTTTCGGCGAAGGCGAGTTTCTTTACGATGGATGTGATTAGTGCGCTGGCTTTTGGGAAGACGTTTGGATGTTTGAAGGAGGACCGCGATGTGAGTGGGATTATGGagcagacgaagaaggcggtgACTTTGTTGAGTGTGCTGATTGAGGTGCCGTGGGTGTATCGGGTGATGGAGCAAGGGATGAGGTTGCAGGGGATATTTGGAGGGAGTGATGCTGGTGTGCTACAGTCAGTCTCTCTTGCTAAGGAAGCCGTGGAGGAGAGGTTGGTCGAAATGGGACTGAAGGGAGGAGGAGCTGCAGTACCGGTCGACAAGCAGGACATGTTGGGCTCCTTTATTCGACGTGGTCTGCCCGTTGATCAGCTCGAGACCGAGGCGCTCTTGCAGGTCCTCGCCGGCGCTGAGACCACAGCGGTCGCCTTACGTATGGTGTTACTTCATCTCGCAAGTAACTCTCATGCGCAGCGCAAGCTTGTCCAGGAGATCGAACAAAGTGGCTGGGTTGAGGGTGTCATCAGCGACAAGCAAGCGCGCGAAATGCCATATCTCCAGGCTTGCATCAAAGAATCGTTGAGGCTACAGCCGCCTGTGAGCTTTCTGAACTCGAAGGTGGTGCCGAAAGGTGGAGATGAGTTAGACGGATATTTTGTTCCCGAAGGAACGAAGGTTGG GTGGTCGACTTTCGCTATCCAACGTAGTCCAGTCACGTTCGCGCCAGATCCAGACATTTTCCGACCCGAAAGATGGATCCTGGTCTCAGCCGGAGGAGATTGCGAGTCGTCAGACACACTGACACACATGTCTCGCACAGACGATCTGGTCTTTGGGTGGGGCCGCTGGAAGTGTCTCGGACAGAATGTTGCGTTGATGGAGCTCAACAAGCTGGTGGCCGAGTTTTCGAAACGATTCGAGTGGTCGCTGTGTGACCCGGCCAAAGCTTTCGAGGTGGACTTTAACGTCGCCGCCTTCGTGCAGACTGGGATGTGGATGCGGGTAACGGCTCGTGAGATGTAG